The nucleotide sequence TGCTATATCCAATCCACTTCCAAGCCTGCTCGAAGTCAATAGGAAAGTCTTCCCCAGAATCGAGCATCGACATGATAGCTGTCTCGGTGAGAGCGATCGCAGACATCACGCGGCCTCCTCGATAAGGAGGAACAGTCCATCCCGGCCTTCTAGTGGGCACTCAAAATAGTTCAGTAGCTTCTCTATCGTGTCTATATCAACCCGCTTAAAGCGGTTCCCATAGAGCTTGGAAATCGTATTGCTTGACAAGCCAATTGCATCGACCAAATCTCGCTGAGTCAGGTCGCGCTCGGCCATCAAGACCTTCAGTCGGCATTTCAGCGTTGTCTCTCCTAGGTCTTTCATCGCTGGCACCCGAGTGGTTCGCAAGCCATTCAATGGAGGATCGAACCACTCAATAAGCGCCGCTTCGACCTCGTCTAGTAGGTCTGCATCGACCTCTAAATAGGCAATGCGAACCCCTGTTCCCTTGCTCAGGTCATTCAGCCTGTGATGCTGAATCCATCTCCTATAGAGATTGGCAGACCGCCCGACGTACTGGACTTTATCTTGACCATTAATCGCCAAGTAAACAGCACTGCACTCAGGCAGATCGCCCCTCTCTTCTAAGGTGACAGATGGCAGCGATAAGGGGTCGAGAGTGGAAGAGGTAAAGGTTTCAGTCATCGTCTTCCACCTTTACAAGATCATCTAGGCTCAGCGCCTTGCCAGCCCATCGAGAGCAAATCCTCCGCAACTTAATGGCGTTGAGAAAATCCCCCTTTTCTAGCTGCCCATTTCGCGCTCTTGTGAGGGTGTGCCGGGTCACGACATCATCCTTGTACCGATCTTCGATTTCCTTGTGGACGGCATACACAGACTCCATCTCACCGCCCTCTTTGCGCGGCCACCATTCAGAAATGTCTACGTATGCCTTCATATCAATGCAAACAGTCACATTCACCTCCAGAAATACGGTAATCGCTGACTGATTACCAGGCATCCTGATTACAGGATAGCTGACTATCTAGTTATTGGAAATCAATATATTGACAATCAGTTAGCAGGATAGCATAATTAGGGCATAGAGAAAGCGCCCCCGACTACCAATCTGAAGCGCCTTCTCCACAAACAAAAGCTATTTGGAGCTTTCCACCATGCTATCCCAACCCAAAACGGCTGCTCTGAGGAGCCGTCTCGATCGCCTACAGCGCGAGCAACTCGAATACGCCCCCGCCCCCGCCAGTCTGGTTGAAATCCAACTCGATATCAGGATGGTCCGCAATCAGCTAGCTGCACTCCGGCAGACTGCCTAGCCCCCTCACCCAGCATTGCCCCTCGCAGTGCTGGGCTCCTTTATAGACCAACCACCCATGGGGATACGAGCAATGTTTATCGACCAACACGAAATCTTTTACCCCGATGCCCCCTTCCCCATATTGGAGGAGCAAATCGCGGACCTCGAAACCACCATCCGCGAAATCGAAGAGGACCCCGCCTGGTACGCAGAACTGAATTGCATGACCTTGGCACACGTCGATCGCAAACTCGATCGCCTTTACTGCCGTCTAGAAGCCCTGCAAAGCCAGCTAGAAGGCGTGCAGCGAGTAGAGCGCGAGTTTGAGGCGGCAGCAGCGATCGCCTAACCAACATCTCGACCGATGGCGATCGCGTCACTAAACCGCTCGCCAAACAATAAACCTCAGCTTCGGAGATTTGACCCATGAAACTACAAATTACCCCTGATGGCGGGCTGACTACCCGCAGCGAATTAGAGACGTTTTTGACCTGACTGGCTGGGACTGCAGAGTGTCTGGCAGAGGCAATCTATGCCAAGGATGGGGAATCAGCTCAGCATTACGCCACCTGGGGTCTGTCGCAGGACATCGAACGGGTTCGCGACCTTATCCTCTCTTTGAGATGGACTGATGACGGTCGCATAGAGGATGCCAAGATGCCCACTGACTCGGTGGCTGCCCCTCGGACCCTGATAGCTCGAACGCTGGCTGTGCTGATTGATTTGAAGGCGGGCAGACAGAATAGGGCTGCGCTGGAGTCGTTGGTTCAGGAGCTGACGCGGCTAACTATTGATGGCAGTGGGGGCTGAACTCAAACTATGGGCCACTATACCCACACTTGGTGTTAGCATATATGCACCAGATGTGGGGCCACATCTACACCCGTTCTGCAGTTATCATCATGACACGATCAACGTTTAATCTGCGTTTGCCAGAAGCCCTCAGCGCGAAGGTAAAAGCCAGGGCTGATAAAACAGGCAAGAGCCTAAATCAGGAACTCTCTGACCTGATTAACTACGCCTTCTTGCTGGAAGATTTAACTGTAGAAGATTCACAAGTAGTGATTCGTCACGCAAAGGGCTACAGGGAAGATCAAGAGGTAATTGTTCCCAATCCTCAGAAATTATATCCATGAGCCAAGGTGGTGACGGAGGCGATCGCGAAGAGTCCCAAAGCATTCCCCTTGAGGTCAAGTCAGTCGGGCCGATTAACCAGGTTACCCAGGTCAAGATCGATCTGCACCAGCCGCTTCCGCAGGCAAAAGTAGAGAAGAGTTTCCAGGATATAGCTTGGGAATCTTTAGTTTGGATAATCCAGAATCCAGAGTGGCTTTTGAAGTGGATGCTGACAGCTTTAGTTATTCAGATACTTTTCAGCCAAGGTTTCAACTTTGACACCCTCAGAAGGGTTTTCAATCTGGACTCTCAAACTTCGGGACCGCAGATCCCCTCACCCTAAAGACAGGTCGATCGCTGCTGGACGGGATCGCCCTCAACGCCCAATCCGCATCATGCTCTGCTTCAAGTAGAGCCACAAGGCTGCACAGTACAAGCTCTGGAGTTCCCAGTAAAACGCAGTTGGATTTGCCAGTGGGGCCACTCAGCTTGCTCCATTTGGCGCTGCAGCTCCCAGATGTCGCCTTGCCATTCTTCCTTTTGGCGATCGCACACATCACTTGTTCGTTAAGATCTTGGGGATAGTCGCTTTTTCGGGCTGACATGAGCGTTCAAGTTGAATTCCAAGCTACAGCCCCACCCTTACGCTGGGATGAGGCAGGGGGCATTCGGATTGGTCAAAGCCGAGTGGCCCTCGACAGTTTGCTCGCGACCTATCACGCTGGCTCAACTCCCGAAGAGATCGCCGTTCAGTATCCTATCCTTCCTCTCACGGAGATCTACGCTGCCATTGCTTACTACCTCGCCCATCGCCAGCAGATGGACGTCTACTTGGAGCAGCGCCGTCAACAAGCTCAACAGCGGCGGAAGCGCTTTACACAAGACCATAACTTGACTGACCTGAGACAACGGCTACTGGCTCGCCGTCAGTCTCAAAGAGGCTGATGTCAAGTGCGTCTATTGACCGACGAAAACTTCAATGGGGCAATATTGCGAGGGTCGATCGGACGTTTACCCGAGCTGGATGTAGTCCGAGTGCAGGATGTGGGGCTGATTCATGCTGACGATCCGACGATTCTGGATTGGGCTGCAAATGAAGAACGCATCTTGCTCATTCACGACGTCGCCACCATCACCCTGTATACCTACGAGCGCATCAGCCGTGGACTGCCCATGCCAGGGGTTGTCGAGGTCATTGCAACTGCCCCCATCGGACAGGTCATTGATGACTTGGAATTATTCATTCTGTGCAGTTAGCCTGACGAATACGAAGGTCGGATTCTGTTCATCCCGTTCTCGTAACTGTCATCGCAGTTAATTTGAGTACACACATTCAGAAGTCAATAGACCTCTTGCAAAATTAATCTGTGGTGCTATGGAAGACTTTGGCTGAGGAGCTAAGCAGCAGCAAGCTCATAGTTGTAGATAGCGGCAATCAGATTACACCGCAGGCCATAACGTTGTTCTGCGATTGCGGTAGCGTTCTCGCAGAATCCTGAAAATCTTGAGACTTCGGTTGACATGTTCAATGCAGATGCGCTCGCGCCCCAACTCTTGATTGTAAGATTTCTCCAGGGATGAGAGCTCTCCACCCTTGGGCTTTTTCCTCGGGATGAAACTATTGGGGTGATGAGTCTCAATTTCTTGATATCCGTTGTCTTGCAAGCTTTGCGTCTCGGGATGGAAATGAATGCCAGAGGCTTTGAACAGATTGAAATCGTGGCGACGCCCCTGACCAAAGAAGGTACAGATGACTTCTCTGGTTTGCTGGTCGAGGATGATTTGACACTTGAGCGTATGTTGCTTCTTCTTGCCGGAATAGAAGTGTCTTTGCTTGCGATTGGGGCGTTCAATCAGAGTTTCTGTTACATCCATCACCACCACTT is from Synechococcus sp. PCC 7336 and encodes:
- a CDS encoding helix-turn-helix domain-containing protein → MTETFTSSTLDPLSLPSVTLEERGDLPECSAVYLAINGQDKVQYVGRSANLYRRWIQHHRLNDLSKGTGVRIAYLEVDADLLDEVEAALIEWFDPPLNGLRTTRVPAMKDLGETTLKCRLKVLMAERDLTQRDLVDAIGLSSNTISKLYGNRFKRVDIDTIEKLLNYFECPLEGRDGLFLLIEEAA
- a CDS encoding Arc family DNA-binding protein, which encodes MHQMWGHIYTRSAVIIMTRSTFNLRLPEALSAKVKARADKTGKSLNQELSDLINYAFLLEDLTVEDSQVVIRHAKGYREDQEVIVPNPQKLYP
- a CDS encoding DUF433 domain-containing protein translates to MSVQVEFQATAPPLRWDEAGGIRIGQSRVALDSLLATYHAGSTPEEIAVQYPILPLTEIYAAIAYYLAHRQQMDVYLEQRRQQAQQRRKRFTQDHNLTDLRQRLLARRQSQRG
- a CDS encoding DUF5615 family PIN-like protein — protein: MRLLTDENFNGAILRGSIGRLPELDVVRVQDVGLIHADDPTILDWAANEERILLIHDVATITLYTYERISRGLPMPGVVEVIATAPIGQVIDDLELFILCS
- a CDS encoding IS5 family transposase (programmed frameshift), whose amino-acid sequence is MNYESAQRLNPKSFKRRFGVHRPTFKSMVKSLKAQLPETPGRGRKPSLCLEDRVLVALEYWREYRPYFHIGTDWGMSESTVCRIVHWLEDSLMGSGLFRLPGKKRLFRGFGRPEVVVMDVTETLIERPNRKQRHFYSGKKKQHTLKCQIILDQQTREVICTFFGQGRRHDFNLFKASGIHFHPETQSLQDNGYQEIETHHPNSFIPRKKPKGGELSSLEKSYNQELGRERICIEHVNRSLKIFRILRERYRNREQRYGLRCNLIAAIYNYELAAA